From Dehalococcoidia bacterium:
CGGGGGCCGGCGCGGGCACGCCAGGCGTCGCCGCGGGCGAGGTCCGCGAGGGCCTCGTCGAGCTCGACGTAGGGGACCTCGCCCGGCGCGATGCCGTTCACCGTGATGCCGTGGCGGAACTCTTGCCGGGCCAGGGAGCGCACGAGCCAGTGGCGTGAAGCTTTGCCGAGCGGGTAGTCCAGCGGCCAGCCCTCGCGCCAGTCGTCGGCATCGAGGCCGCCGGTGAGGATGATCCGGCCCCACCGGCGCTCGCGCATCCCGGGCAGGACCAGGGGTATCAGGTAGAGGGCGGCATCGACCTCCTCGGCGAGGACGCGCCGCCAGTGCTCCGGTCCAGCCT
This genomic window contains:
- a CDS encoding SDR family oxidoreductase, producing AGPEHWRRVLAEEVDAALYLIPLVLPGMRERRWGRIILTGGLDADDWREGWPLDYPLGKASRHWLVRSLARQEFRHGITVNGIAPGEVPYVELDEALADLARGDAWRARAGPRPQDAGEIAAFLCSEAARFVSGAVINLVTPESEGWRGAR